The Cystobacter ferrugineus genome includes the window GCAGCTTTCGCTCGCCGCCGAGGCCTTCACCTGGGGCCGCTTCGACGTGGACGGGCGCGTGGCGGTGCAGCTCTTCGGCCGCGCCCTCGAGGTGGCCGCGAAGGGCCTGGCGGTGGGCCTTGGGCAGCCGGGGGCACGCTACCTGGGCGCGGCCGAGGTGCGCTGGCGTTTCCAAGGGGGAGGCCTGTACGTGCTGGGCACGGGTGGCACGTTGCTGTTTCCGGAAGGTGAGGGCGCGCTGCGCCCGGGCGCCTTCGCTTCCATGGGCCTGGGGGTGGACAATGCGCGCTGAGCTGCCAGGGGCAAGGGGAACGGGGCTATTGCTCGCCCTGGCCCTGCTGTCCAACGCCTGTGCATCCCTGAGGCCACCGCCCGGCCTGGGGATGAGCCTGCACTACACGGCGCATGAGGCCACGAGGCCCGCGGTGGCCGGAGGGCCTGGCGAGGAGTCTCCGCTCGCCCTCGCCGCCCTGCCCCTCTCCCCTCCAGTGCCCGAGGCACCGGAGCGGCTGCACCGGCGCCGCGACTCGCGGGAGGCCGTGACGGCGGCGGGCCCTGGCAGGGTTGAGGAGAATGCGTGGCTGAGCGCCCTCGCGGCCCACGTGGCATTTCTCGGTGCCGTGGACGAGGTGTCCACCTCCTCGCGCCGCCTTTCCAGCGAGTTCTCCAGGCTCAGGGCCAGCAGCCACCTGGGCGTCGCCAGCGTGGGCAACAGCATCTTCGTCCGCTACGTCGACTCCGGCGAACGTCAGCTGCGGTGGATTGACGCCGAACTCGCCGCCACCACCCGGCTGGCCACTGCCGCCTCGGAGATGGAGGACCCGGACATGCAACTCGCCCTGCTGCGTCTCGCCGGCCCACGACTGGAGGCCGCCATGATGGGCTCCATTCTCCTGTCCGGATGGGTTGACTTCCTCAACCTCAGCGACGTCGCGCTCTCCCGGCACCTCTACGGCGTGGAGACGCTGTTCGTGAAGATGGACTCCATCCAGAAGATGCTCGAGCCCACCATGACGGCACTCTCCTCGTTGGAGCCGGAGCAGGTAGAGGCAGCGGCGCAAAACGTCCCTGCCCTGGTGGGCCACCTCACCAGCGAGTTCGCCGCACTCCGTGAGGCCATGCGCAAGGGGGCGGAAGTCCTCCAGAAGGCGCTGGCACTGAAGGATGCCATGGAGGCACTCACCACGCTGTCGGGGCTGAGGTACTCCCTGCCCCGGCTGCTGCCGCGAGCCGGTCCCGCCACGATTGGCGTGGGACTCATGGTGGGCTCCAACGGCGTGATGATGGGCACGCGGATTGTCGTCTCCGCCGAGTGGGTGGAGATGATGCGCCAGTTGGTGCGGGCGGGTGTCCTCTCCGTGCCCGCCGTCAGCGCCGCCGTGCGGATTCAGGCCGGCCAGGTGCTGATGGCCGAGGCGCACGGCGAGTTACCCAGGGGCGTGCGCGAGGCGCTGGGCGACAGCCCCGAGGTACGGGGCATGCGCGTGACGGGCAAAGCGGGGGCCGGAATGGCCGAGCCCCCTCGGCACCACGTCATGCCCAAGGAGTTCCGCGAGTGGTTCGAGAAGCGCGGCTTCACCGGCGAGATGGACATTGACCAGTTCTGCGTCAAGCTGGAGCAGGCGCACCACGAGGCCATTCACGGTGGTGGCGACTGGAAGCTGGGCCGCACATGGGCCGGCGAGTGGAACCGGCTGATCATGGAGGCGCTGTACGAAGCTGAGACCAGGGCTGGTCGGATGTTGACGCGGAATGCCATCCTGAACATCGTCGCGAAACGTATGAAGGACTACTACATTTCAATGAATTTCGTCCGGTGGAGAGGACCATGAGCGGCGGACGTGCGTGGCAGGGCAACGTGAAAGCGCGCCTGTATGAGCGGGTCCGCGAGCGAGGTTACGACTCGCTCACCGCCTTCGCCGAGGCGCGCCCCGCCGTCCCTTTACACTTGCTGGCTGAGGAATTAGGCAGGGACGACGTTGCCGGGGTTCAGGTCTTGAGTGGGCTGCTCGCCGAGGCGGAGAGGCGTAAGCAGGTCACGCGGTTTGTACGCGACGTTTTCACGCGCCTGTGGTCCGAGAGCGTTCCCGACGGTTGGCCGACAGTGATGGACGACGACAACCGTTTCAAAGTTGCTGAGGCACTCGGTTCGTGGATTGCCTACACCCCAGAAACCCATAAGAACCGCGCCAGGAAGGTCAGCGATGCGCTTCTCGCTACGCCACCGCCGCCCGGCTGGGTCCCTCGCGGGCCAGACGACGAGCTGCTGCTCACGCTCCTACCCGACGAGGAAGTCTGAAGTTCCCTCTTGGAGATCGGGATGACTGACGGACGCTCCTGGGACGGCAACTGGAAGCTGCGCCTGTACGAGCGGGTCCGCGAGCGAGGCTACGACTCGCTCACCGCCTTCGCGGAGGCGCGTCCCACGGCTTCACTGGTGGCGCTGGCCGAGGAGCTTGGCCCGGACGACATCGCGGGAGTGCAGGTGTTCAGCGGGTTGCTTGCCGAGGCGGAGCGAAGCCGCCGGATCACGCGCCTTATGCGCGGCCTGCTCGTGCGAGAACTGTGGTCGTGTCTCCCAAACGGTTGGCCAGCCGTGCTCGACGATGCAAACCGCTTCAAGGTCGCGAAGGCACTCGGCGTGTGGGAAGCCTTAACCCCAGAAACTCATGAGCAGCGCGTCGACAAGGCCGGCGATGCACTCCTCGCCACGCCGCCGCCTCCCGGATGGCTCCCGAGCGGGCCCGACGACGAGCTGCTACTCACGCTCCTGCCTGACAAGGAAGTCTGAACTTCCCCCTGGAGAGGACCATGAGCGAGGGCCGGTCCTGCGAGGGCAACTGGAAGGCGCGCCTGTACGAGCGGGTCCGCGAGCGGGGCTACGACTCGCTCACCGCCTTCGCAGAGGCGCGCCCGGCCACTTCACTGATGGCGCTGGCGGACGAGCTTGGCCCTGAGGACATCGCGGGCTGGGGCTCAACTCGAGCAACTCCTCCAGCCGCCCTCCTCGGACGCACTCGGCACCCGGTGCCAGCCCAAGAAGCCCACGGGCCGAGAGTCCGGCCGAAGCCCTCGACTCCGTGCGGGCCTCGGATGCGGCGAACGCCGACGAGACAGGGTTCGCG containing:
- a CDS encoding DUF2380 domain-containing protein, giving the protein MLALALLSNACASLRPPPGLGMSLHYTAHEATRPAVAGGPGEESPLALAALPLSPPVPEAPERLHRRRDSREAVTAAGPGRVEENAWLSALAAHVAFLGAVDEVSTSSRRLSSEFSRLRASSHLGVASVGNSIFVRYVDSGERQLRWIDAELAATTRLATAASEMEDPDMQLALLRLAGPRLEAAMMGSILLSGWVDFLNLSDVALSRHLYGVETLFVKMDSIQKMLEPTMTALSSLEPEQVEAAAQNVPALVGHLTSEFAALREAMRKGAEVLQKALALKDAMEALTTLSGLRYSLPRLLPRAGPATIGVGLMVGSNGVMMGTRIVVSAEWVEMMRQLVRAGVLSVPAVSAAVRIQAGQVLMAEAHGELPRGVREALGDSPEVRGMRVTGKAGAGMAEPPRHHVMPKEFREWFEKRGFTGEMDIDQFCVKLEQAHHEAIHGGGDWKLGRTWAGEWNRLIMEALYEAETRAGRMLTRNAILNIVAKRMKDYYISMNFVRWRGP
- a CDS encoding NUDIX hydrolase, whose protein sequence is MSGGRAWQGNVKARLYERVRERGYDSLTAFAEARPAVPLHLLAEELGRDDVAGVQVLSGLLAEAERRKQVTRFVRDVFTRLWSESVPDGWPTVMDDDNRFKVAEALGSWIAYTPETHKNRARKVSDALLATPPPPGWVPRGPDDELLLTLLPDEEV
- a CDS encoding NUDIX hydrolase, whose product is MTDGRSWDGNWKLRLYERVRERGYDSLTAFAEARPTASLVALAEELGPDDIAGVQVFSGLLAEAERSRRITRLMRGLLVRELWSCLPNGWPAVLDDANRFKVAKALGVWEALTPETHEQRVDKAGDALLATPPPPGWLPSGPDDELLLTLLPDKEV